The following proteins are encoded in a genomic region of Blastopirellula marina:
- a CDS encoding arylsulfatase, whose translation MTKHTPSRIWLALIGLIAFVTNTQSEAAPPNVILVMTDDQGFGDVGLHGNDIVQTPAIDKFARNGIQLTEFYCSPVCAPTRAALMTGRYFYRTGVIHTSRGAARMATDEKTMAEVFQDAGYVTGIFGKWHLGDNYPMRPQDQGFQHSLVHKSGGITQPPDQPNDYFDPLLWKDGQPVQAKGYCTDVFFDGALDFVEKNQDRPFFAYIATNAPHTPLIVDEAAWKKYAQQDQSETTAKVYAMVENIDMNFARLLEKLDELKLRENTIVIFLTDNGPQQNRFNGGLNGRKSMVYEGGIHVPCFVQWPAKLEAGRKVASRHAHLDWLPTLIDATGIKADLPNRLDGISFWPQLFGKSSSVQPRNLFFQVHRGLDPEPRHNAAVVGPRYKLVLNVGSFGQEKLKDVPPNRRTGIQLFDLEKDPGEKHDLAAAMPNKVEELLEAYDAWFADVKSTRNFETPAIPINEKSEKSTLLCRYQDGFYEGDRHLGWKIEVVDPILVQIRLNQEAKPGQKLMVQWLGNTTAYDIEDLQHPGAAFQLSRGTSLLDVWLQTEGQPREFIKNNTTTGDVVVNFVGD comes from the coding sequence ATGACTAAACACACTCCTTCACGAATTTGGCTGGCACTAATTGGGCTGATTGCTTTTGTTACCAATACACAATCCGAGGCTGCGCCGCCCAACGTGATTCTTGTAATGACCGATGATCAAGGGTTTGGTGATGTCGGTTTGCATGGAAACGATATCGTACAGACTCCGGCTATCGACAAGTTCGCTCGCAACGGCATACAGCTCACGGAATTCTACTGCAGCCCCGTTTGTGCTCCGACTCGTGCTGCACTGATGACGGGGCGATATTTCTACCGCACTGGCGTGATTCATACTTCGCGTGGTGCTGCCAGGATGGCAACGGACGAAAAGACAATGGCCGAGGTCTTTCAGGATGCTGGCTATGTTACCGGAATCTTCGGCAAATGGCACCTTGGCGACAACTACCCGATGCGTCCCCAAGACCAGGGGTTTCAGCATTCGCTGGTCCACAAGTCTGGTGGAATTACGCAACCGCCCGATCAACCCAACGATTATTTCGACCCGCTGCTATGGAAAGATGGCCAACCGGTGCAAGCCAAGGGGTACTGCACTGATGTATTCTTCGATGGGGCGCTCGATTTTGTCGAGAAAAACCAGGATCGCCCATTCTTTGCTTATATCGCGACGAATGCCCCACACACACCACTCATCGTCGACGAGGCCGCGTGGAAGAAGTACGCTCAGCAGGATCAGAGTGAAACGACCGCTAAGGTCTACGCAATGGTCGAGAACATCGATATGAACTTTGCCCGTCTGTTAGAGAAGTTGGATGAACTCAAGCTAAGAGAGAACACAATTGTCATCTTCCTGACGGATAACGGACCTCAGCAAAATCGATTCAACGGTGGGCTCAATGGACGAAAGTCGATGGTCTACGAAGGTGGCATTCATGTCCCTTGCTTCGTGCAATGGCCCGCCAAGCTCGAAGCCGGTAGGAAAGTCGCTTCACGTCACGCCCATCTCGACTGGCTTCCCACCCTGATCGATGCAACCGGGATCAAGGCTGATCTGCCGAATCGATTGGATGGCATTAGCTTCTGGCCGCAGTTGTTCGGAAAAAGCTCCTCGGTTCAGCCGCGAAACTTGTTCTTTCAAGTTCATCGTGGTCTTGACCCAGAACCTCGCCACAACGCCGCCGTTGTCGGTCCTCGCTATAAGCTAGTGCTAAATGTTGGTAGCTTCGGTCAAGAGAAACTCAAAGACGTTCCCCCAAATCGCCGTACGGGAATTCAGTTGTTTGACTTAGAGAAAGACCCTGGCGAAAAGCACGATCTGGCCGCAGCGATGCCGAATAAGGTCGAGGAATTACTTGAGGCATATGATGCATGGTTTGCCGATGTGAAGTCCACACGCAATTTCGAGACTCCGGCGATCCCAATCAACGAGAAGTCAGAAAAATCGACACTGCTCTGCCGGTACCAAGATGGCTTCTACGAAGGGGATCGGCATTTGGGCTGGAAGATCGAAGTAGTCGATCCGATTTTAGTTCAGATTCGCTTAAATCAAGAAGCGAAGCCAGGACAGAAGCTCATGGTGCAGTGGTTGGGAAATACGACAGCTTACGACATTGAAGACCTGCAGCATCCAGGGGCTGCCTTCCAGCTTTCCCGCGGGACAAGCCTGCTGGACGTTTGGCTACAGACGGAAGGTCAACCGCGGGAATTCATTAAGAACAATACCACAACCGGCGATGTTGTGGTGAATTTCGTGGGTGACTAG
- a CDS encoding YcxB family protein → MRVTYENQPEDFFALLHALNWRERLAGYTQIAGLIHYVWPVLLILAVLQEWFFLQSLLVLLGIFLLYYTYAYLRNWWKLPHNVFVIPGEQEIRLTDDYLEAVTKRGSSRRRWKYISKVVDLPDHIVIYVQTRRYLAIPKKYFDSSEQSEAFFAQVKQLHNAAQDQPLPPLEWETFRHDFGFDHLQLIKYLKWEIDPKLSARVDTLGADQDGTKSVPTALGLFGQTIMPSFVVLFLFFLKATYSENGQFVLHSLFYTLLVLAILFAFIFGMQLHTYRQFRKCLAQQSKMIRPNQIWFYPEGIGTVTEEGCSFHYWGLVGPVENDREALVILDIPPFVYAIVPKTCFASSEEEDVIRERMRECHDIAHDVYEETILAETDEVIVADLVDNPFRSPPTKPT, encoded by the coding sequence ATGCGAGTTACCTACGAGAACCAGCCAGAAGATTTCTTCGCCTTGCTGCACGCACTAAACTGGCGAGAGCGCCTCGCTGGGTACACGCAGATTGCTGGTCTAATACACTATGTCTGGCCAGTTCTATTGATCCTGGCCGTGCTGCAAGAGTGGTTCTTTCTGCAATCATTATTGGTGCTCTTGGGAATCTTTCTGCTGTATTACACGTACGCCTATTTACGTAATTGGTGGAAGCTACCACATAATGTGTTCGTGATACCTGGCGAACAAGAGATTCGCTTGACGGACGACTATCTAGAAGCGGTTACGAAACGAGGAAGTTCGCGCCGCCGTTGGAAATATATTTCCAAGGTCGTAGACCTTCCAGATCACATTGTCATCTATGTCCAAACACGTCGTTACTTGGCGATTCCGAAGAAATACTTCGATTCCTCAGAACAGTCTGAGGCTTTTTTCGCACAGGTTAAACAGCTTCACAACGCCGCGCAAGACCAACCATTACCGCCGCTCGAATGGGAGACATTTCGACATGATTTTGGCTTCGATCATCTGCAATTGATCAAGTACTTGAAATGGGAGATCGACCCGAAGCTCTCAGCGAGAGTTGACACACTCGGTGCCGATCAAGATGGGACCAAGTCCGTTCCTACGGCGCTAGGCTTATTTGGACAGACGATCATGCCCAGCTTTGTCGTCCTATTCCTTTTCTTCTTGAAAGCAACCTACAGCGAAAATGGCCAGTTTGTTCTGCATTCGCTCTTCTACACGTTACTGGTACTCGCGATCTTGTTTGCGTTCATTTTTGGCATGCAGTTGCATACCTACCGCCAATTTCGCAAGTGCCTGGCTCAGCAGTCGAAAATGATTCGCCCCAACCAAATCTGGTTTTACCCCGAAGGCATCGGTACGGTCACCGAAGAGGGCTGCTCGTTCCATTATTGGGGGTTAGTTGGGCCCGTAGAAAATGACCGTGAGGCGCTCGTCATCCTGGACATTCCGCCGTTCGTCTATGCGATTGTCCCGAAGACCTGTTTTGCGAGCTCTGAAGAGGAAGATGTGATTCGCGAACGCATGCGAGAGTGCCATGACATCGCCCACGATGTGTATGAAGAGACAATCCTGGCTGAAACCGACGAAGTGATTGTCGCCGATCTGGTCGACAATCCATTTCGCTCGCCGCCGACGAAGCCGACCTAA